A genomic stretch from Telopea speciosissima isolate NSW1024214 ecotype Mountain lineage chromosome 7, Tspe_v1, whole genome shotgun sequence includes:
- the LOC122668476 gene encoding uncharacterized protein LOC122668476, which translates to MRRNDFDVIVGDYGAEFFTFCGTLARSPTLLPLDYHDWRVILKHYKEDTWNRIKKTYNVPDLAQRVVFMRIDHSWRDYKGELKKVTEEKYPNLLNAPRPINLVEIPETQWEYLIGRWTSSDWQDKSTKNKESRSKQTMSHTVGRRGFAQVAEDIRAENPDDEGPSRNKIDEKLEEQPPKMREMRPVQDKAFVEVVGLDSSGRVLGQGLGVKPITFGTTPKNIESRWQQEEAQREVRELREELRIVREELTEMGTLKEKLAEMDTLKERLTEMDAMKRQIKIITRGLLGRGSS; encoded by the exons ATGCGGAGaaatgattttgatgttatagTTGGTGATTACGGAGCTGAATTTTTCACATTCTGTGGTACTCTTGCTAGGTCCCCAACACTACTACCGTTAGATTATCATGATTGGAGAGTGATTCTGAAGCATTACAAAGAAGATACGTGGAATAGGATTAAG AAAACGTATAATGTGCCGGACTTAGCCCAACGTGTTGTGTTTATGAGAATTGACCACTCATGGCGGGATTACAAGGGAGAACTGAAAAAAGTGACAGAGGAAAAATATCCTAATCTATTGAATGCCCCTCGCCCTATTAATCTTGTAGAAATTCCAGAAACTCAGTGGGAGTACCTCATTGGGAGGTGGACATCTTCAGACTGGCAg GATAaatctacaaaaaataaagagagtaGATCAAAACAAACTATGTCTCATACAGTCGGCAGGAGGGGCTTTGCACAGGTGGCTGAAGACATACGGGCTGAAAACCCAGATGACGAGGGACCTTCCAGA AACAAGATTGATGAGAAATTGGAGGAACAACCCccaaaaatgagagaaatgagacCTGTCCAAGACAAAGCGTTTGTGGAAGTGGTTGGCCTAGATTCAAGTGGTCGAGTGCTCGGTCAAGGCTTAGGTGTAAAGCCGATTACTTTTGGCACCACACCAAAAAATATTGAGTCAAGATGGCAGCAAGAAGAAGCGCAAAGAGAAGTACGAGAATTGAGGGAAGAGCTTAGAATTGTGAGAGAAGAATTGACAGAAATGGGTACTTTAAAAGAAAAGTTGGCAGAAATGGACACTTTGAAAGAAAGGTTGACAGAAATGGATGCAATGAAGCGCCAAATAAAAATTATCACCCGAGGGCTCTTGGGTAGAGGTAGTTCATAG